GTACGAGTTGGTAAAGCAAATGCGTGCCTCAGTGCTTGCATTAGGCCCTTTAGTTGCCCGTTTTGGTGAAGCGCAAGTATCACTACCTGGTGGTTGTGCAATTGGTGCTCGCCCAGTTGATATCCATATTCAAGGTCTTGAGCGCATGGGCGCAATCATCAAGGTTGAAAATGGTTACATCAACGCCAAGGTTGATGGTCGCTTAAAAGGCGCTGAGATCTTTATGGAGATGGTCAGTGTTGGCGCAACAGAAAACCTACTGATGGCAGCAACGCTGGCTGACGGTAAAACAGTACTTGAAAATGCAGCTCGCGAACCTGAAATTACCGATCTTGCTAATTGCTTAATTGCGATGGGTGCGAAGATCAGTGGTGCAGGCACTAGCCGTATCGAAATTGAAGGGGTTGAGTCACTTTCGGGTTGTGAGTACAGCATTCTTCCTGATCGTATTGAAACAGGCACTTTCTTAGTTGCGGCGGCAATGGCTGGCGGTGAAGTGCTTTGTAAAAATACAGACCACCATAGTCTTGATCCTGTGATTGAAAAACTACGCGCGACCAATGCCTTGGTTGAAGTCACTGATAACAGTATTTACCTTGATATGCGTGGCCGCGAACTAAAAGCGGTTAACATTAAAACTATGCCACACCCGGGTTTCCCTACCGATATGCAAGCGCAATTTACAGCTTTAAATGTGGTAGCGAAGGGCAGTGCAACTATCACAGAAACGATTTTCGAAAACCGTTTTATGCACGTGCCTGAGTTACAGCGTATGGGCGCAAACATTCGCTTAGAAGGTAATACGGCAATTTGTGGGGATACAGAAAGCTTATCGGGCGCACAGGTAATGGCAACTGATTTACGTGCCTCTGCAAGTCTAATTCTTACTGGCATTGTTGCTCAAGGTGAGACTATTGTTGACCGC
Above is a window of Pseudoalteromonas shioyasakiensis DNA encoding:
- the murA gene encoding UDP-N-acetylglucosamine 1-carboxyvinyltransferase encodes the protein MDQFVIQGGTSLAGEVTISGAKNAALPILFAALLGQGKSTFSNVPRLRDIGTTEALLKTLGANVEWQQDKLIIDGATVDKTLAPYELVKQMRASVLALGPLVARFGEAQVSLPGGCAIGARPVDIHIQGLERMGAIIKVENGYINAKVDGRLKGAEIFMEMVSVGATENLLMAATLADGKTVLENAAREPEITDLANCLIAMGAKISGAGTSRIEIEGVESLSGCEYSILPDRIETGTFLVAAAMAGGEVLCKNTDHHSLDPVIEKLRATNALVEVTDNSIYLDMRGRELKAVNIKTMPHPGFPTDMQAQFTALNVVAKGSATITETIFENRFMHVPELQRMGANIRLEGNTAICGDTESLSGAQVMATDLRASASLILTGIVAQGETIVDRIYHVDRGYQRIEDKLSALGANIKRRSS